Below is a genomic region from Bacillus cereus group sp. RP43.
ATCTTCAAGGAAAGATACGTGCCGGTTCATTCAAAGCCGATTTATTTTACCGACTGAATGTACTTAATCTCTGTATTCCACCACTCATTGAGAGAAGGGCGGATATACCAATTTTGATTAAGCATTTCATCACAAAAAGCGGAAAATGGGTAAAGATAGAACAAGATGTACTGGAGTATTTCATGCAATATGAATGGCCTGGAAATATACGAGAACTAAAAAGCACAATTGATTATATGCTAACGATTTGTGAGGGAAATATCGTGACGAAAGGAGATCTTCCGTCAATGCTGGGACAAGAGGGGGGGAGCATGACATCCGAATATTCCATATGTGGAAGTATACTGGAAATGAAGGAGCATATTTTTATCTTGGAAGTAATCAAGCAATGCAACGAAAAAGGAAAAGCGGCAAGCAGAGATCTGCTTTCAAGTAAAAGCAAAGAATCAGACTTTGTTTTATCCCCGCAGCAAATCCGTCGTCGCCTGGATATTTTAGAAAGTGAAGGATTCGTCGTAAAAGGCAGAGGACGGGCAGGTACAAAAATCACTAATGCCGGAATAGAGTATTTGTATTTTCTTAAGTCAAAGTACGCTGTGTATTGCTAAAGAAATCATTCCTATATTTTAATTGTGAATGGAAATGATGGAGGAACGGGGCTTATCCGTTGCTCATACAACGATTATGCGTTGGGTTCATCAGTATGGTCCTGAATTAGACAAAAGAATCCGTCGTCATCTCAAGCAAACCAATGACTCTTGGAGAGTCGATGAAACATATATCAAAGTAAAAAGTCAATGGATGTACCTGTATCGTGCTGTCGATTCGAAAGGAAATACCATCGATTTTTACCTAAGCAAAGCAAGAAATCACAAGGCTGCAAAGCGATTCTTCAAGAAAGCTTTGCAGTCTTTTCATATTTCTGATCCTCGTGTCGTGACAGTCGATAAGAATCCAGCTTATCCTATAGCAGGTGAAGGATTGAGAAAAGAAAAAAAGATGCCATTAGGCATCCAACTAAGGCAAGTGAAATATCTCAATAACATAGTGGAACAAGATCATCGATTTATTAAAAAGCGAGTTCGTTCGATGTTAGGATTGAAATCCTTTCGCACAGCTACATCCATTATTTCTGGAATAAAAGCTATGCATATAGTAAAAAAAGGTAACTTATTTTACTGGACAAGTCTGTCCAAAATCAAGTGAAGTTCATCCATCAACTATTTGGAATTGTTGCTTAAGACTAGATTCCACTAGGAAACTTTTCGCCTCTTTATATCTTTCCTAAGTATTTGCACCAGAACCAATAGCAGCTAGAGATAAAAAGTTTCCGTAATTCGAGTGGGGGGAAGAATTTGAAAGTGTAAAAGGATTTTATTTTCTTTTGTGGAATGTTATTCATATTTATCTTATTAAAATTTAGAAAGGAGAATATTTATGAAACATTCCTTATTGGAGACAAATACAGATCCAGGAAAGAAAGAATCATTGCTTACACGGTGTGCAAATGTATTTTCGAGATGGTCTCAGAAATATGTCCCGGATGCTTTTGTAATAGCTGTGCTGCTCACTTTATTTACTTTCATTATAGCTTTGCTGATGAATCCCTCAAATCCGTACAAAATCGTAAAATCCTGGGGGGATGGGTTTTGGACTTATTTAACTTTTACAATGCAAATGGTATTGCTAATGGTTACAGGGATGACGTTAGCTTCCGTCCCATTTGTTAATAGAGGCTTGCAGTCAGTTGCTAAGCTAGCCGATACACCTCAAAAGGCTTATACGATGACATTTTTGATTAGTGCAATTGCATACTATATCAATTGGGGACTCGCGGTAGTTGTGGGAGCGATCATTGCGAAGGAAGTAGCGAAAAAGAATCCGAATGCACATTTTCCATTACTTGTCGCAGCTGCTTATGCTCCGACTGCCTTATATAGCGCGGGTCTCTCCAGTTCTATTGGCTTGACAATTGCCACAAAGGATCATTTTCTTGTAGATATGATTGGAATTATTCCTACCTCACAAACAATCTTTAGTTACTCTACTCTAATTATTTTTTTCACTCTATTCATCACGATGCCAATTATTATTGTACTTATGGCTCCAAAAAGCGGGATTATTAGGTATAAAGCACTCGAAACAGATACAAATTCTTTTGCAAAACCTCCTCAAAAGGATTTAACTGCTGCGGAAAAACTGGAATGGACACCGGTTCTAGGAATAGTATTAGGTGCAATCGGCACGTTGTATTGTGTGTATGAATTCATGAACGGTCATAGTTTAGATTTAAATATTATTAATTTGTTTTTTTTATCACTTGGCTTGCTCCTGCATGGTTCTCTTGGAAACTTTGCACAAGGATTCAAAGAATCTGCGCAATCCATTTCTCCAATTATCCTACAGTTTCCGTTTTATGCGGGGATTATCGCTGTTTTAGGCAGTTCAGGATTGGGAAGCTCAATCATTGAATGGATGGCATCCATTGCGTCAAAGGAT
It encodes:
- a CDS encoding TIGR00366 family protein; translation: MKHSLLETNTDPGKKESLLTRCANVFSRWSQKYVPDAFVIAVLLTLFTFIIALLMNPSNPYKIVKSWGDGFWTYLTFTMQMVLLMVTGMTLASVPFVNRGLQSVAKLADTPQKAYTMTFLISAIAYYINWGLAVVVGAIIAKEVAKKNPNAHFPLLVAAAYAPTALYSAGLSSSIGLTIATKDHFLVDMIGIIPTSQTIFSYSTLIIFFTLFITMPIIIVLMAPKSGIIRYKALETDTNSFAKPPQKDLTAAEKLEWTPVLGIVLGAIGTLYCVYEFMNGHSLDLNIINLFFLSLGLLLHGSLGNFAQGFKESAQSISPIILQFPFYAGIIAVLGSSGLGSSIIEWMASIASKDTFDIFTYWSAGLVNLLAPSGGGQWALQGPLQVPAGLKLGVDPATIAMAVGWGDAWTNLIQPFWALPLLGVLGLKIKDIMGYCFILCIWVGIVTSLLMLFVY